The genome window CTAGAAGAGCTCGGCTATTACAACCCCAGAAATAACGAAACCAGGCTGGATGTTCCAGCGATTGTCAAGCGCCTGCAAGAAGGCGCTCAGCCAACTGACACCGTGCGTGACATCCTGAGAAAAGCCCATGTATTTGAACAAGTCGGAGCCGGAGCCAACGTTGAATCCAGCACAGCAACAGCCAGCTAGTCCCAACTATGCTGGACTGGTTAAGTTTTTAATTGGGCCTTTTTTAGAGACCCCAGGCTCTTTGCGGGTTGATTGCGAACTGCACCCGCGCCAATCGCGGGTCTGGGTGAGGCTGGCTTTTGAAGATCCGGACAAAGGCCGGGTTTACGGTAGGGGCGGACGCAATATTCAGGCAATTAGAACTACGCTCGAAGCGGTGGCGCAGACGGCGGGTCAGTCCCTCTACTTAGATATATACGATCGTGAAGCGAGCGATCGCGGATCGGGCCCGCCCAGAGGCGATCGCGAGCGCCCGGATCGCGACCGCCCGGATCGCGGCTCGCGGGAGCCGCGAGGCGACTTCCGACCCCGGACGCCGCCTCCCTCGCCGAGTCCCTTAGCTAGCAGAACTCCGAGAGAACAACCTCGCCGTACTAACACACCTACGTTTAGAACGAGCAGAAATACTCCCGGTTATTAACTAACTGCAGAGCCAAGAAAGAATTTTAGATTTTAGATTGCCTGTTGTAGACTTTGTATTACAAGCCCCGTTAGATTTGAGATGGCCGGTTTTGCGATCGGAAACAAATGTAAAATTTTAAATTTCAAATGTCAGCGGCATCAGGTTAATCTAAAATCTAAAAT of Oscillatoria nigro-viridis PCC 7112 contains these proteins:
- a CDS encoding KH domain-containing protein — its product is MNPAQQQPASPNYAGLVKFLIGPFLETPGSLRVDCELHPRQSRVWVRLAFEDPDKGRVYGRGGRNIQAIRTTLEAVAQTAGQSLYLDIYDREASDRGSGPPRGDRERPDRDRPDRGSREPRGDFRPRTPPPSPSPLASRTPREQPRRTNTPTFRTSRNTPGY
- the rpsP gene encoding 30S ribosomal protein S16 gives rise to the protein MIKLRLKRYGKKRETSYRIVAMNSSTRRDGRPLEELGYYNPRNNETRLDVPAIVKRLQEGAQPTDTVRDILRKAHVFEQVGAGANVESSTATAS